A genome region from Etheostoma cragini isolate CJK2018 chromosome 4, CSU_Ecrag_1.0, whole genome shotgun sequence includes the following:
- the LOC117944007 gene encoding bile acid-CoA:amino acid N-acyltransferase-like, with translation MITIRQLIKMKMKPCIGVHRNLACLQRAVGGVRWKSSFRQAPVLTAAPVRALMDEQISIKGSFLPPECPVTVCAQMHSDEGDLWEAFAHYHTNADGTINLSKDHSVGGSYLGCEPMGLFWGLQPAPGAREGLRLRKKNVETPYKMLLSLMEGHVSPSKRQSNELAAVITERWYMAPGVRRTEIRQDGVVGTLFLPPGPGPFPAMLDLWGMGGGLVEYRSALLASRGYASLSLAYIGHKDLPGSPTQINVGDSYFESAFHLLQDHRQVCVDRIGIIGLSFGVYLTLRIATKAVVKPACLICVNGPVGSTVKFSDPDGRTERQSDQQYWTYNDQGHVSFKDVSLPANLLPESKVKIEHLTCPLMYIVGEDDLSASSIESANLIKETLMAAGKSQLFTCLSYPGAGHLIEPPYTPNSRAFLWSVKPQKLVTLWGGHPAPHAAAQEDAWNKILDFMQRNLRW, from the exons ATGATAACAATACGACAGCTCataaaaatgaagatgaaaCCATGCATTGGTGTTCACAGGAACCTTGCTTGTTTGCAGCGTGCTGTGG GTGGAGTTCGGTGGAAGAGCAGCTTTAGACAAGCCCCCGTACTAACAGCTGCTCCTGTTCGTGCCCTCATGGATGAACAAATCAGCATTAAAGGATCTTTCCTGCCCCCAGAGTGTCCCGTCACAGTGTGTGCACAAATGCACAGTGATGAGGGTGATCTATGGGAGGCATTTGCCCATTATCACACAAATGCAGATGGCACTATCAACT TGTCTAAGGATCATTCAGTCGGGGGTTCATATTTGGGCTGTGAGCCAATGGGACTCTTCTGGGGACTGCAGCCGGCTCCTGGTGCAAGAGAAGGTTTGAG gctgaggaaaaaaaacgtaGAGACTCCATATAAAATGCTCTTGTCCTTAATGGAGGGCCATGTTTCACCGAGTAAGAGGCAAAGCAATGAGCTGGCTGCAGTTATTACTGAGCGCTGGTACATGGCACCAGGCGTACGGAGAACAGAGATTCGTCAGGATGGAGTTGTGGGGACTTTGTTTTTACCGCCCG GACCGGGCCCATTTCCAGCCATGTTGGACCTGTGGGGAATGGGTGGAGGACTGGTAGAGTACCGCTCCGCCCTTTTAGCATCCAGGGGCTATGCTAGCTTGTCCCTTGCCTACATAGGGCACAAAGATTTGCCTGGCTCACCAACGCAAATCAATGTTGGAGATTCATATTTCGAA TCAGCATTCCACTTACTCCAAGATCATCGTCAAGTGTGTGTCGACAGAATTGGGATCATAGGTCTTTCCTTTGGAGTCTACCTGACTCTTCGAATTGCCACCAAGGCTGTTGTCAAA CCAGCCTGTTTGATTTGCGTCAATGGCCCAGTAGGAAGTACCGTCAAGTTCTCAGATCCAGATGGCAGAACTGAACGCCAAAG TGACCAGCAGTATTGGACATATAATGATCAAGGCCACGTCAGTTTCAAAGACGTCTCCTTGCCTGCAAACCTTTTGCCTGAGAGCAAAGTGAAG ATTGAGCACCTCACCTGTCCATTAATGTACATAGTGGGTGAAGATGACCTGAGTGCTTCAAGTATAGAGAGCGCAAACCTG ATTAAGGAGACCCTGATGGCTGCAGGTAAGTCCCAGTTGTTCACCTGTTTGTCGTACCCTGGTGCCGGTCATCTGATTGAACCGCCTTACACACCAAATTCAAGAGCTTTCCTGTGGAGCGTCAAACCACAAAAAC TGGTCACCCTGTGGGGAGGTCACCCAGCACCCCACGCTGCTGCCCAGGAAGATGCCTGGAATAAGATCCTGGATTTTATGCAACGTAATCTGAGATGGTGA
- the LOC117944014 gene encoding protein S100-B-like has product MEASRKNMSDLEEGMVTIIKVFHKYSGHKCKLKKAELKALINNEMSQFIAKIQENETLDKLVADLDQNGDLEIDFKEFITFIAMVTSACDELFIPNDHND; this is encoded by the exons ATGGAG GCCTCGAGGAAGAATATGTCAGACCTGGAGGAGGGCATGGTCACTATCATCAAAGTTTTCCACAAATACTCGGGTCACAAGTGCAAGCTAAAGAAAGCAGAGCTTAAAGCGCTTATCAACAATGAAATGAGTCAATTCATAGCG AAAATTCAAGAGAATGAAACTCTGGATAAGCTTGTTGCAGACCTTGACCAGAACGGAGACCTGGAGATTGACTTCAAAGAGTTCATCACCTTCATCGCCATGGTTACCTCAGCATGCGATGAACTCTTCATCCCAAACGATCATAATGATTAG
- the inpp1 gene encoding inositol polyphosphate 1-phosphatase has translation MADLLRLLLRVAEKAANVARVCRQEAPLFQLLVQEKTGDDKNKKFVQDFKTLADVVIQEMIRHDVGAQFPEMASYIHGEESNKFENGHGESVTVTVCGTEKETAVLLATVLDGDHTAASLLARAIHQDPATIEANTDGLTVPLSPSELGIWIDPIDATSQYIEGREEVMEEGHLSPSGLHCALVLIGVYLRSTGEPVMGVINQPFNYKDPEGGGWRGKHFWGVSCGSINACSVPRPKDAPGGGLSVVLSSSEKQVVKEALTSLCGPNKLMYASGAGYKILCVIQGLADVYVLSEGSTFKWDSCAPHALLRALGGGVVDLTKCLQSSPGGLDQHTELTYHQPYPGGRGADRWANHGGLVAYRDCSQLRSIIAPLKGKL, from the exons ATGGCAGATCTGCTGAGGCTGCTGCTCCGGGTGGCTGAGAAAGCAGCCAATGTGGCTCGGGTCTGCAGGCAGGAGGCTCCCCTCTTTCAGCTCCTGGTACAAGAGAAGACCGGAGATGACAAGAACAAGAAGTTTGTTCAGGATTTCAAAACACTTGCAGACGTGGTCATCCAGGAGATGATCCGGCATGATGTTGGTGCACAG TTCCCCGAGATGGCTAGCTACATTCACGGAGAGGAGTCCAACAAGTTTGAAAATGGGCATG GAGAGAGTGTGACTGTCACAGTGTGCGGCACAGAGAAGGAGACCGCGGTGCTGCTGGCCACGGTGCTGGACGGTGATCACACAGCGGCGTCTCTGCTGGCTCGGGCCATCCACCAAGACCCAGCAACCATCGAGGCCAACACAGACGGTCTGACGGTGCCCCTCAGCCCCTCTGAACTCGGCATTTGGATCGACCCCATAG ATGCCACCAGCCAGTACATAGAGGGCCGAgaggaggtgatggaggaggGCCATTTGTCTCCTTCAGGTCTGCACTGTGCTTTGGTCCTAATCGGGGTTTATCTCCGAAGCACAGGCGAGCCCGTCATGGGTGTCATCAACCAACCGTTCAACTACAAAGATCCAGAAGGTGGAGG CTGGAGGGGAAAGCATTTCTGGGGGGTGTCCTGTGGCAGCATCAATGCCTGCTCAGTGCCCCGGCCCAAAGATGCACCTGGAGGGGGGCTGTCTGTGGTGCTGAGCTCCAGTGAGAAGCAGGTGGTGAAGGAAGCCCTGACCTCGCTGTGCGGCCCCAACAAGCTGATGTACGCCTCCGGAGCCGGCTACAAGATCCTGTGTGTCATTCAGGGCCTGGCGGATGTTTACGTCCTCTCAGAGGGCAGCACCTTTAAGTGGGACTCCTGCGCTCCTCATGCATTGCTCCGAGCCCTCGGAGGGGGAGTGGTCGACCTGACTAAGTGTCTACAGTCCAGCCCTGGAGGACTGGATCAGCACACAGAACTGACCTATCACCAGCCGTACCCTGGAGGTAGAGGAGCAGACCGCTGGGCTAACCATGGCGGCCTGGTGGCTTATCGAGACTGTTCTCAGCTTCGCAGCATCATCGCTCCTCTGAAAGGCAAGCTGTAG